The genomic segment CAGCAGGCTTAAAATCCCGAGCACCGCCAGCAGTTCGATGAGCGTAAACGCATTGTGCCGCCGTGTTTCCATTTCGACCGTCCTTTCCGGCCTATCTTGTTTTCTACGAACCGCACAAGGTGCCGGTTTGTCAAAAACGCCGGCCGCGAAGAATGGAAATCAACAGCCAGATGCCGATGGCCGCCGCCGTCAGATACCCGATGACCCCCAGGGCCTCCAGCGTCATCAGCCCCAGCACAGTCCCCTCCTGAGCCACCAGCAGACTGGAGCCGATCAGCAGCGCCGCAATAATAATGGCAAACGACATCCGATTGGAGCTGTTGTCCAGCGTCCGCTCCAGCTGCTCCAGATGCTCATGATGAATATGAATCCGAAACTGCCCGCGGCGCACTTTGTTCAAAATGGCCGCCGCATCCTCCGGAAATCGGCCCGCCAGCTCCCCCGCCCCCTGCGCGGCCTTGCCCAGCTGACGGAGAATCCCGCTGGGTTTCATCGATTCGAGCATAAACCGCCTGGCATACGGTTTCAGATGCTCAATAATCTGAAACTCCGGGTCCAGCCCGGTCGCAAACGATTCAATGGTCATCAGGCATTTCAGCATCAGCGTAAAATCACGCGGCGGCTGGATATGATGCGACCGGATAATCTCAAAGCCGCGTCCGATCGCCTCTCGAAACGGAATATCCTTCAGCGGAAGGTGCGAATAGGTGTCCAGCAGTTCCTCCAAATCCCGCCGCAAATCCAGCACATCCGTCTGTTCCTCAATCATTTCAGCCCGCTCCAGCCCCTGCAGAACACGCGTCACATCGCCGCTGACAATCGACAGCACAATCGCCTGCATCAACTGACGGTCCGGACGGCTCAGCCGGCCCACCTGCCCGAAATCCAGCGGGGCCAGCACATTGCCCTTCATCACAAAGAAATTCCCCGGGTGCGGGTCCGTGTGGAAAAAACCGAAATCAAAGACCTGCTTGAGCACAAAATCCGCGCCGCGCCGGGCGATTTCCTTTGTGTCGTATCCTTCCGCCGCAAGCCGTTCCACTTGAGAGGGCTTGATGCCCTCGATAAACTCCATCGTCAGAATACCC from the Anaerohalosphaeraceae bacterium genome contains:
- a CDS encoding AarF/ABC1/UbiB kinase family protein, giving the protein MRGLFYRVKRTAAHLARYRHIMSVLIKYGFEEAAGIIARRFRVGLGSKGFPTARREELAQTSPARRIRLAMEELGPTFIKLGQLLSTRPDLIPTELVDELERLQDQVTPEKPETIRQEIRQQLGAYPEELFETFEPYPIAAASIAQVHRVCLKDGRLAAMKIRRPGIVRVIRTELEILEDLAALLKGRLRNGQAIDPQRMVREFAQAVLKEVDLSRERKNLQRFRQNFADDPTVHVPEVFEEYCSEGILTMEFIEGIKPSQVERLAAEGYDTKEIARRGADFVLKQVFDFGFFHTDPHPGNFFVMKGNVLAPLDFGQVGRLSRPDRQLMQAIVLSIVSGDVTRVLQGLERAEMIEEQTDVLDLRRDLEELLDTYSHLPLKDIPFREAIGRGFEIIRSHHIQPPRDFTLMLKCLMTIESFATGLDPEFQIIEHLKPYARRFMLESMKPSGILRQLGKAAQGAGELAGRFPEDAAAILNKVRRGQFRIHIHHEHLEQLERTLDNSSNRMSFAIIIAALLIGSSLLVAQEGTVLGLMTLEALGVIGYLTAAAIGIWLLISILRGRRF